The Brachyhypopomus gauderio isolate BG-103 chromosome 7, BGAUD_0.2, whole genome shotgun sequence genome has a window encoding:
- the hpda gene encoding 4-hydroxyphenylpyruvate dioxygenase isoform X1 produces MTSYTDKGEKPERGKFLRFHHVTFWVGNAKQAAVFYCDKMGFEAVAYKGLETGSRDLVSHVIKQDKILFVFESPLNPGNEEMGEHLMKHGDSVKDIAFQVEDCDFLVKKAKERGARVVKEPWVEQDTYGKVKYAVVQTYGDTTHTLIEYMGPYKGLFLPGYKEPLFKDPLLTKLPPGCLNFIDHIVGNQPDDQMVPVSDWYQKCLMFHRFWSIDDKQIHTQYSALRSIVVTNYEETIKMPINEPAHGKKKSQIQEYVDYNGGAGVQHIALNTSDIIQAIVNLKARGMEFLSAPDNYYDTLREKLKTAKIKVKEDLKMLQELKVLVDFDEKGYLLQIFTKPVQDRPTLFLEVIQRNNHFGFGAGNFKSLFEAIEIDQDARGNLTAFTSDGNSKAFY; encoded by the exons ATG ACGAGCTACACTGACAAAGGGGAAAAg CCAGAAAGAGGCAAATTCTTGAGGTTTCACCATGTGACGTTCTGGGTTGGCAATGCTAAACAG GCGGCAGTCTTCTACTGTGACAAGATGGGCTTTGAGGCGGTGGCGTACAAAGGCCTGGAGACTGGTAGCAGAGACTTGGTGTCTCATGTTATCAAGCAAGATAAG ATTTTATTTGTGTTTGAATCTCCTCTCAACCCAGGAAATGAAG AGATGGGTGAGCACCTCATGAAGCATGGTGACAGTGTGAAGGACATCGCCTTCCAAGTAGAAGACTGTGACTTTCTGGTCAAG AAAGCCAAAGAGAGAGGAGCTAGGGTTGTCAAAGAGCCGTGGGTAGAACAAGACACCTATGGTAAAGTAAAATATGCTGTGGTTCAAACG TACGGTGACACGACCCACACGTTGATTGAGTATATGGGTCCCTACAAAGGCTTGTTCCTGCCTGGCTACAAAGAACCTCTGTTCAAAGACCCCCTGCTCACAAAACT GCCCCCCGGCTGTCTGAACTTCATTGACCACATTGTGGGAAACCAACCAGATGATCAAATGGTGCCGGTATCCGACTG gtaccAGAAATGTCTGATGTTCCATCGGTTCTGGTCCATAGATGATAAGCAGATCCACACGCAATACAGTGCTCTCAGGTCCATTGTGGTCACCAACTATGAGGAGACCATCAAGATGCCCATCAATGAGCCAGCACATGGAAAAAAGAAATCACAAATCCAG GAGTATGTTGATTACAACGGTGGAGCCGGAGTCCAGCACATCGCCCTGAACACATCAGACATCATCCAAGCA ATAGTGAACCTCAAAGCCCGGGGCATGGAGTTCCTGTCGGCCCCAGACAACTATTATGACACCCTGCGTGAGAAACTCAAGACAGCCAAGATCAAAGTGAAAGAGGACCTGAAGATGCTTCAG GAGTTAAAGGTCTTGGTTGACTTTGATGAAAAGGGTTACCTTCTCCAGATCTTCACCAAACCAGTGCAGGACAGACCCACTCTCTTCCTCGAGGTCATCCAAAGGAACAACCACTTT GGCTTTGGGGCTGGTAACTTCAAATCTTTGTTTGAGGCCATCGAGATAGACCAGGATGCCCGGGGCAACCTCACTGCTTTTACTTCAGATGGCAATTCCAAGGCTTTTTACTGA
- the hpda gene encoding 4-hydroxyphenylpyruvate dioxygenase isoform X2, with product MGFEAVAYKGLETGSRDLVSHVIKQDKILFVFESPLNPGNEEMGEHLMKHGDSVKDIAFQVEDCDFLVKKAKERGARVVKEPWVEQDTYGKVKYAVVQTYGDTTHTLIEYMGPYKGLFLPGYKEPLFKDPLLTKLPPGCLNFIDHIVGNQPDDQMVPVSDWYQKCLMFHRFWSIDDKQIHTQYSALRSIVVTNYEETIKMPINEPAHGKKKSQIQEYVDYNGGAGVQHIALNTSDIIQAIVNLKARGMEFLSAPDNYYDTLREKLKTAKIKVKEDLKMLQELKVLVDFDEKGYLLQIFTKPVQDRPTLFLEVIQRNNHFGFGAGNFKSLFEAIEIDQDARGNLTAFTSDGNSKAFY from the exons ATGGGCTTTGAGGCGGTGGCGTACAAAGGCCTGGAGACTGGTAGCAGAGACTTGGTGTCTCATGTTATCAAGCAAGATAAG ATTTTATTTGTGTTTGAATCTCCTCTCAACCCAGGAAATGAAG AGATGGGTGAGCACCTCATGAAGCATGGTGACAGTGTGAAGGACATCGCCTTCCAAGTAGAAGACTGTGACTTTCTGGTCAAG AAAGCCAAAGAGAGAGGAGCTAGGGTTGTCAAAGAGCCGTGGGTAGAACAAGACACCTATGGTAAAGTAAAATATGCTGTGGTTCAAACG TACGGTGACACGACCCACACGTTGATTGAGTATATGGGTCCCTACAAAGGCTTGTTCCTGCCTGGCTACAAAGAACCTCTGTTCAAAGACCCCCTGCTCACAAAACT GCCCCCCGGCTGTCTGAACTTCATTGACCACATTGTGGGAAACCAACCAGATGATCAAATGGTGCCGGTATCCGACTG gtaccAGAAATGTCTGATGTTCCATCGGTTCTGGTCCATAGATGATAAGCAGATCCACACGCAATACAGTGCTCTCAGGTCCATTGTGGTCACCAACTATGAGGAGACCATCAAGATGCCCATCAATGAGCCAGCACATGGAAAAAAGAAATCACAAATCCAG GAGTATGTTGATTACAACGGTGGAGCCGGAGTCCAGCACATCGCCCTGAACACATCAGACATCATCCAAGCA ATAGTGAACCTCAAAGCCCGGGGCATGGAGTTCCTGTCGGCCCCAGACAACTATTATGACACCCTGCGTGAGAAACTCAAGACAGCCAAGATCAAAGTGAAAGAGGACCTGAAGATGCTTCAG GAGTTAAAGGTCTTGGTTGACTTTGATGAAAAGGGTTACCTTCTCCAGATCTTCACCAAACCAGTGCAGGACAGACCCACTCTCTTCCTCGAGGTCATCCAAAGGAACAACCACTTT GGCTTTGGGGCTGGTAACTTCAAATCTTTGTTTGAGGCCATCGAGATAGACCAGGATGCCCGGGGCAACCTCACTGCTTTTACTTCAGATGGCAATTCCAAGGCTTTTTACTGA